One window of the Streptomyces sp. NBC_00259 genome contains the following:
- a CDS encoding acetate uptake transporter, with product MDNEVSAGSATSTTLGHLALGLTLLAFGVGNTGVIDNVAASDAASLATWVGGVALFIVGLLEFRAGNGGTGTAFAGLGAFWFTWGTGAGAEVSAEAAGLFLLLFALLALTLTAASAGSGVFGQGVYGLLFVSMLLLAIASFAQNDGLAKAGGWVGAVAGLAAWYGATAALAHWPTFTGRAAGRGVTATG from the coding sequence GTGGACAACGAAGTCTCCGCGGGAAGCGCCACGTCAACTACTCTCGGCCACCTCGCACTGGGTCTGACTCTGCTGGCCTTCGGTGTCGGCAACACCGGTGTGATCGACAATGTCGCGGCGTCCGACGCCGCATCGCTCGCGACCTGGGTGGGCGGGGTCGCACTGTTCATCGTCGGGTTGCTCGAGTTCCGTGCGGGCAACGGCGGTACGGGTACGGCCTTCGCGGGCCTCGGCGCCTTCTGGTTCACCTGGGGCACCGGCGCGGGCGCGGAGGTCTCGGCGGAGGCCGCGGGACTCTTCCTGCTGCTGTTCGCGCTGCTGGCACTCACCCTCACCGCCGCCTCCGCGGGCAGCGGAGTCTTCGGACAGGGCGTCTACGGGCTGCTGTTCGTCTCGATGCTGCTCCTCGCCATCGCGTCGTTCGCGCAGAACGACGGTCTCGCCAAGGCCGGCGGCTGGGTCGGCGCCGTGGCGGGGCTCGCCGCCTGGTACGGCGCCACCGCGGCGTTGGCGCACTGGCCCACCTTCACCGGGCGTGCTGCCGGCCGGGGGGTGACGGCCACCGGCTGA
- a CDS encoding universal stress protein: MAGHEFPEPADRKQVADPSSDLQAAAQSRHSCDPAFRHGVVVGFDGSTSSERALAYAIGMARRSGSGLIIVHVANRLPTTVWAGCEPPVFVDVPDHRTEVLGLELACADYLSEVPWILVERGGDICHELEEVGREYSADAIVVGSTHGIVGRIFGSVAGRLARRAQRPVVVIP; the protein is encoded by the coding sequence ATGGCCGGTCACGAATTTCCCGAACCCGCGGACCGCAAGCAGGTCGCCGACCCCTCGTCGGATCTGCAGGCGGCGGCACAGTCACGTCATTCCTGCGATCCTGCCTTCCGGCACGGAGTCGTGGTCGGTTTCGACGGATCGACCTCCAGTGAGCGGGCGCTCGCGTACGCCATCGGCATGGCCAGGCGCTCCGGTTCGGGCCTGATCATCGTGCATGTCGCCAACCGCCTCCCCACCACCGTGTGGGCGGGCTGCGAACCGCCGGTCTTCGTCGACGTACCGGACCATCGCACCGAGGTGCTGGGGCTTGAACTGGCCTGCGCCGACTACCTGTCCGAGGTGCCGTGGATCCTCGTGGAGCGCGGCGGCGACATCTGCCACGAGCTCGAGGAAGTCGGCCGAGAGTATTCGGCGGACGCCATCGTGGTCGGCTCCACGCACGGCATCGTCGGACGGATCTTCGGGTCGGTCGCCGGCCGGCTCGCGCGTCGTGCGCAGCGTCCCGTCGTCGTCATTCCCTGA
- a CDS encoding GlxA family transcriptional regulator: protein MSQDSAAPEAVRKLSGRRRREVVAVLLFSGGPIFESSIPLSVFGIDRQDAGVPRYRLLVCAGEEGPLRTTGGLELTAPYGLEAIGRAGTVVVPAWRSITSPPPPEALDALRRAHEEGARIVGLCTGAFVLAAAGLLDGRPATTHWMYAPTLAKRYPSVHVDPRELFVDDSDVLTSAGTAAGIDLCLHIVRTDHGVEAAGALARRLVVPPRRSGGQERYLDRSLPEEIGSDPLAEVVAWALEHLHEQFDVETLAARAYMSRRTFDRRFRSLTGSAPLQWLITQRVLQAQRLLETSDYSVDEVAGRCGFRSPVALRGHFRRQLGSSPAAYRAAYRARRPQGESGGPPGPEHQVVPAQTSGAQSRRHPAAAAASGGPPEPGKPGSDAYAPGRPALPGQRSAP from the coding sequence ATGAGTCAGGACTCCGCCGCGCCGGAGGCCGTACGGAAGCTGTCCGGGCGCCGCCGCCGGGAAGTCGTCGCGGTGCTGCTGTTCAGTGGCGGCCCGATCTTCGAGAGTTCCATTCCGCTCTCGGTGTTCGGAATCGACCGCCAGGATGCCGGAGTTCCCCGCTACCGGCTGCTCGTATGCGCCGGAGAGGAGGGCCCCCTGCGGACCACAGGGGGACTCGAACTCACCGCGCCGTACGGGCTGGAGGCGATCGGAAGGGCCGGCACCGTCGTGGTACCGGCCTGGCGGTCCATCACCTCACCACCGCCACCGGAAGCGCTCGACGCGCTGCGCCGCGCCCACGAGGAAGGGGCCCGCATCGTCGGGCTGTGCACCGGGGCGTTCGTACTGGCGGCAGCGGGGCTGCTGGACGGCCGTCCGGCGACCACACACTGGATGTACGCGCCGACACTGGCCAAGCGCTATCCGTCGGTCCACGTCGACCCGCGGGAGCTCTTCGTCGACGACAGCGACGTACTGACCTCCGCCGGGACCGCGGCAGGCATCGACCTCTGCCTGCACATCGTCCGGACGGACCACGGTGTGGAGGCCGCCGGGGCACTGGCCCGCCGGCTGGTCGTCCCACCACGGCGCAGCGGCGGGCAGGAGCGCTACCTCGACAGATCTTTACCCGAGGAAATCGGCTCCGACCCGCTCGCCGAGGTCGTGGCCTGGGCGCTGGAGCACCTCCACGAGCAGTTCGACGTGGAGACCCTGGCGGCGCGCGCGTACATGAGCAGGCGGACCTTCGACCGCAGGTTCCGCTCACTCACCGGCAGCGCTCCCCTGCAGTGGCTGATCACCCAGCGGGTGCTGCAGGCGCAGCGACTGCTGGAGACCTCCGACTACTCCGTCGACGAGGTCGCGGGCCGCTGTGGCTTCCGCTCCCCGGTGGCGCTGCGCGGCCATTTCCGCCGCCAGCTGGGCTCCTCCCCGGCCGCGTACCGGGCCGCCTACCGGGCCAGGCGCCCACAGGGCGAGTCCGGTGGGCCTCCGGGGCCGGAGCATCAGGTGGTTCCGGCACAGACCTCCGGGGCACAGTCGAGGCGGCACCCGGCCGCCGCGGCGGCGTCCGGGGGGCCTCCGGAACCGGGCAAACCGGGCTCCGACGCCTACGCTCCCGGCCGTCCGGCGCTCCCGGGTCAGCGGAGTGCGCCATAA
- a CDS encoding lysine N(6)-hydroxylase/L-ornithine N(5)-oxygenase family protein yields the protein MSTPPEHRDIHDFIGIGLGPFNLGLACLTEPIDELNGVFLESKPDFEWHSGMFLDGAHLQTPFMSDLVTLADPTSPYSFLNYLKEKGRLYSFYIRENFYPLRTEYNDYCRWAAAQLSSIRFSTTVTKVEYEAEGELYAVHTTGGETFRARRLVLGTGTPPYVPDACQGLGGDFVHNSRYLQSKAELQKKKSITLVGSGQSAAEIYYDLLAEIDVHGYRLNWVTRSPRFFPLEYTKLTLEMTSPEYIDYFHALPETTRYRLESEQKNLFKGIDGELINEIFDLLYQKNLGGPVPTRLLTNTALHSASYEDGTYTLGLRQEEQEKDFTLDTEGLILATGYKYVTPEFLEPVRDRIRWDGQGRFDVARNYAVDTTGRGIFLQNAGVHTHSITSPDLGMGAYRNAYIIGELLGSEYYPVEKTIAFQEFSV from the coding sequence TTGTCCACGCCTCCTGAGCACCGTGACATCCACGATTTCATCGGTATCGGACTCGGTCCGTTCAACCTCGGCCTCGCCTGCCTCACCGAGCCCATCGACGAACTGAACGGTGTCTTCCTGGAGTCCAAGCCGGACTTCGAATGGCACTCGGGCATGTTCCTCGACGGCGCGCATCTGCAGACGCCGTTCATGTCGGACCTGGTCACCCTCGCCGACCCGACCTCCCCGTACTCCTTCCTCAACTATCTGAAGGAGAAGGGGCGGCTCTACTCGTTCTACATCCGCGAGAACTTCTATCCGCTGCGCACCGAGTACAACGACTACTGCCGCTGGGCCGCCGCCCAACTGAGCAGCATCCGCTTCAGCACCACGGTGACCAAGGTCGAGTACGAGGCCGAGGGCGAGCTGTACGCCGTGCACACCACCGGCGGCGAGACGTTCCGCGCCCGCCGGCTCGTCCTGGGCACCGGCACCCCGCCGTACGTCCCGGACGCCTGCCAGGGCCTCGGTGGCGACTTCGTCCACAACTCCCGCTACCTCCAGTCCAAGGCGGAGCTGCAGAAGAAGAAGTCGATCACGCTGGTGGGCAGCGGCCAGAGTGCCGCGGAGATCTACTACGACCTCCTCGCCGAGATCGACGTGCACGGCTACCGGCTCAACTGGGTCACCCGCTCCCCGCGGTTCTTCCCGCTGGAGTACACCAAGCTGACCCTGGAGATGACCTCTCCCGAGTACATCGACTACTTCCACGCGCTGCCGGAGACCACCCGCTACCGGCTGGAGTCGGAGCAGAAGAACCTCTTCAAGGGCATCGACGGCGAACTCATCAACGAGATCTTCGACCTGCTCTACCAGAAGAACCTCGGCGGCCCGGTCCCGACCCGGCTGCTCACCAACACCGCGCTCCACTCGGCCTCGTACGAGGACGGCACGTACACCCTGGGGCTGCGCCAGGAGGAGCAGGAGAAGGACTTCACGCTCGACACCGAGGGCCTGATCCTGGCCACCGGCTACAAGTACGTCACTCCTGAGTTCCTGGAGCCGGTGCGCGACCGGATCCGCTGGGACGGCCAGGGCCGCTTCGACGTCGCCCGCAACTACGCCGTCGACACCACCGGGCGCGGCATCTTCCTGCAGAACGCGGGGGTGCACACGCACTCGATCACCTCGCCCGACCTGGGCATGGGCGCGTACCGCAACGCGTACATCATCGGTGAGCTGCTCGGCAGCGAGTACTACCCCGTAGAGAAGACGATCGCGTTCCAGGAGTTCTCCGTATGA
- a CDS encoding DUF4429 domain-containing protein yields MAEIIQKDGTWAFDGDVVRIVPGSGGKTHPVRQALGELAVPLQALAGVAFEPGRRSGRLRLKLRDGSDPLLLAADGRLPETSDPYRLTVDNDRTGVAEYFVDELRNALLLDQVPEGPVDRFLLSGPAVPVSGGGGDGTAAFDGEAIRLSWNWKAEESKSASGASTFPLAEVTGVRWLPAIGLENGHLRFTLRGRPASGPAKYDPYALDLWGLSRKEHTAVLVAAAVIARLPHPRSPQQDATPPAELPTSRSAVAAPAPATPAAPAVPAADDHDVLLRRLRELGELHLAGILTEEEFSAAKQAVLKRM; encoded by the coding sequence ATGGCGGAAATCATCCAGAAGGACGGCACTTGGGCCTTCGACGGCGACGTGGTCCGGATCGTGCCCGGCAGCGGCGGCAAGACGCATCCCGTGCGGCAGGCCCTCGGTGAACTCGCCGTACCGCTCCAGGCGTTGGCCGGCGTCGCGTTCGAACCGGGGCGGCGCAGCGGACGGCTGCGGCTGAAGCTGCGCGACGGCAGCGACCCTCTCCTGCTGGCCGCCGACGGCCGACTGCCCGAGACCTCCGATCCGTACCGGCTGACCGTCGACAACGACCGGACCGGCGTGGCCGAGTACTTCGTGGACGAGCTGCGCAACGCCCTGCTGCTGGACCAGGTCCCGGAAGGACCGGTGGACCGCTTCCTGCTGTCCGGCCCCGCCGTGCCCGTCTCCGGCGGCGGAGGTGACGGCACCGCGGCCTTCGACGGTGAGGCGATCAGGCTCTCGTGGAACTGGAAGGCCGAGGAGTCCAAGAGCGCGTCCGGCGCGAGCACCTTCCCGCTCGCCGAGGTGACCGGGGTGCGGTGGCTGCCCGCGATCGGCCTGGAGAACGGCCATCTGCGCTTCACCCTGCGCGGCCGGCCCGCCTCCGGCCCCGCCAAGTACGACCCGTACGCCCTCGACCTGTGGGGGCTCTCCCGCAAGGAGCACACCGCCGTCCTGGTCGCCGCCGCCGTGATCGCCAGGCTTCCGCACCCGAGATCTCCCCAGCAGGACGCGACGCCGCCGGCCGAGCTGCCCACGTCGAGGTCGGCGGTGGCGGCGCCCGCACCCGCCACCCCTGCCGCCCCTGCCGTCCCGGCCGCCGACGATCATGACGTACTGCTGCGTCGGCTGCGTGAGCTGGGAGAACTGCACCTGGCGGGGATCCTGACCGAGGAAGAGTTCTCCGCGGCCAAACAGGCCGTCCTCAAACGCATGTGA
- a CDS encoding beta-N-acetylhexosaminidase: protein MRQRRTFPRLLGSLLLVAAAGISCVGAAPAPAQATAARPLGEIVPAPASVRPAGAPYTLTAATRIRVDDDSRDARRIGSYLAAVLRPSTGYALPVTDDHGRGGIRLALGSRDRSLGEEGYRLESGRGGVTITARKPAGLFHGVQTLRQLLPAAVEKDTRQAGPWQISGGTITDSPRFGHRGAMLDVSRHFFTVDQVKLYIDQLALYKINKLHLHLSDDQGWRIAIDSWPRLTTHGGSTQVGGGPGGYYTKAQYKEILAHAASRYLEVIPEIDMPGHTNAALSSYAELNCDGVAPPLYTGTAVGFSSLCVPKAVTYDFVDDVVRELAALTPGKYLHIGGDEAHSTSHEDYVAFMDKAQAVVAKYGKTVVGWHQLTGAEPVEGAVAQYWGLDGTSAAEKAQVAKAAQNGTKLILSPADRIYLDMKYDKDTPLGLAWAGYVEVQRSYDWDPGAYLPGAPASSIAGVEAPLWSETISTSDHIEFMAFPRLPGVAELGWSPASTHDWDAYKVRLAAQGPRMAALGIDYYRSPQVPWPAG from the coding sequence GTGAGACAGCGCAGAACGTTCCCCCGTCTTCTCGGTTCGCTGCTGCTGGTCGCCGCGGCGGGCATCTCCTGCGTCGGAGCCGCCCCCGCTCCGGCGCAGGCCACCGCCGCAAGACCGCTCGGTGAGATCGTCCCGGCACCCGCCTCCGTACGGCCGGCCGGTGCGCCGTACACCCTCACCGCCGCCACCCGGATCCGGGTCGACGACGATTCGCGCGATGCTCGCCGCATCGGCTCCTATCTCGCCGCCGTACTGCGCCCGTCCACGGGCTACGCGCTGCCGGTCACCGACGACCACGGCCGCGGCGGCATCCGTCTCGCGCTCGGTTCGCGCGACAGGAGCCTCGGCGAGGAGGGCTACCGGCTGGAGTCGGGACGCGGCGGGGTCACCATCACCGCCCGCAAGCCGGCGGGCCTCTTCCACGGTGTCCAGACGCTCCGCCAGCTGCTGCCCGCTGCCGTGGAGAAGGACACCCGCCAGGCGGGCCCGTGGCAGATTTCGGGCGGCACCATCACCGACTCCCCGCGCTTCGGCCACCGCGGCGCGATGCTCGACGTCTCACGGCACTTCTTCACCGTCGACCAGGTCAAGCTCTACATCGACCAGCTCGCGCTCTACAAGATCAACAAGCTGCATCTGCACCTCTCCGACGACCAGGGCTGGCGCATCGCCATCGACTCCTGGCCGCGGCTCACCACCCACGGCGGTTCCACCCAGGTCGGCGGCGGTCCCGGCGGGTACTACACCAAGGCCCAGTACAAGGAGATCCTCGCCCACGCCGCCTCCCGCTATCTGGAGGTGATCCCGGAGATCGACATGCCGGGCCACACCAACGCCGCGCTGTCCTCGTACGCGGAGCTGAACTGCGACGGCGTCGCCCCGCCGCTCTACACCGGCACGGCCGTCGGCTTCAGCTCGCTGTGCGTGCCGAAGGCCGTGACGTACGACTTCGTGGACGACGTCGTCCGCGAACTGGCCGCGCTCACGCCCGGCAAGTACCTCCACATCGGCGGCGACGAGGCCCACTCCACCAGCCACGAGGACTATGTGGCGTTCATGGACAAGGCCCAGGCCGTCGTCGCCAAGTACGGCAAGACCGTGGTCGGCTGGCACCAGCTGACCGGCGCCGAGCCCGTCGAGGGCGCGGTCGCCCAGTACTGGGGTCTGGACGGCACCAGCGCCGCGGAGAAGGCACAGGTCGCCAAGGCCGCGCAGAACGGCACCAAGCTGATCCTGTCGCCCGCCGACCGGATCTACCTCGACATGAAGTACGACAAGGACACCCCGCTGGGCCTGGCCTGGGCCGGCTATGTCGAGGTACAGCGCTCCTACGACTGGGACCCGGGCGCGTATCTGCCCGGCGCGCCCGCGTCGTCGATCGCCGGGGTCGAGGCGCCGCTCTGGTCGGAGACCATCTCGACCAGCGACCACATCGAGTTCATGGCCTTCCCGAGGCTGCCAGGCGTCGCGGAACTCGGCTGGTCCCCGGCGTCCACGCACGACTGGGACGCGTACAAGGTGCGGCTCGCGGCGCAGGGGCCGCGGATGGCCGCGCTCGGCATCGACTACTACCGCTCGCCGCAGGTGCCCTGGCCCGCCGGATAG
- a CDS encoding IucA/IucC family protein, with protein sequence MNPVESVSHLTPELWAEANRLLIRKGLAEFSHERLLTPGDLGEGRYAVSSDDGRTEYRFTAGRLALDHWQVDAASISRHRDGAQLPLDALEFFTELRGALGLSDAILPVYLEEISSTLSGTAYKLTKPDVSAASLAAADFQAIETGMTEGHPCFVANNGRLGFGIHEYHRYAPEAAAPVRLLWVAAHRSRATFTSCTDLGYENLMRAELGQETLDRFDARLRGLGLDPDDYLLMPVHPWQWWNKLSVTFAAEVAQRRLVALGEGEDAYLAQQSIRTFFNTSDPAKHYVKTAMSVINMGFMRGLSAAYMEATPAINDWLASLIASDDVLRAARFSIIRERAAVGYRHLEYEAATDRFSPYRKMLAALWRESPVNTIQDGERLATMASLLHADRSGKSLAGALITESGQAPEVWLRRYLDAYLLPVLHCFYAYDLVYMPHGENVILVLDEDGSVQRAIFKDIAEEICVMDPHAVLPPMVERVRAEVPEDMKLLSVFTDVFDCFFRFLGATLATEGVLDEDAFWRTVAECVTAYQESMPHLADKFAQYDMFTEEFALSCLNRLQLRDNKQMVDLADPSGALQLVGTLENPIARFR encoded by the coding sequence GTGAACCCCGTCGAGAGCGTCTCCCACCTCACCCCCGAGCTGTGGGCCGAGGCCAACCGCCTGCTGATCCGTAAGGGCCTCGCCGAGTTCTCCCACGAGCGGCTGCTCACGCCCGGTGACCTGGGCGAGGGCCGGTACGCGGTGTCGAGCGACGACGGCAGGACCGAGTACCGGTTCACCGCCGGCCGGCTCGCGCTCGACCACTGGCAGGTCGACGCCGCCTCTATATCCCGCCACCGCGACGGTGCGCAGCTCCCGCTGGACGCCCTGGAGTTCTTCACCGAACTGCGCGGCGCGCTCGGCCTGTCCGACGCGATCCTGCCGGTCTACCTGGAGGAGATCTCCTCCACCCTGTCCGGTACGGCGTACAAGCTCACCAAGCCCGACGTGTCCGCCGCCTCGCTCGCCGCGGCGGACTTCCAGGCGATCGAGACGGGGATGACCGAGGGGCACCCGTGCTTCGTCGCCAACAACGGGCGGCTCGGCTTCGGCATCCACGAGTACCACCGGTACGCGCCGGAGGCCGCGGCCCCGGTCCGGCTGCTGTGGGTGGCCGCGCATCGCTCCCGCGCGACCTTCACGTCCTGCACGGACCTCGGCTACGAGAACCTGATGCGGGCCGAGCTGGGCCAGGAGACCCTGGACCGCTTCGACGCCCGGCTGCGCGGCCTCGGTCTGGACCCGGACGACTATCTGCTGATGCCGGTCCACCCCTGGCAGTGGTGGAACAAGCTCTCCGTCACCTTCGCCGCCGAGGTGGCCCAGCGCCGGCTGGTCGCGCTCGGCGAGGGCGAGGACGCGTACCTGGCCCAGCAGTCGATCCGTACGTTCTTCAACACCAGCGACCCGGCCAAGCACTACGTGAAGACGGCCATGTCCGTCATCAACATGGGCTTCATGCGCGGCCTTTCGGCCGCGTACATGGAGGCCACGCCCGCCATCAACGACTGGCTGGCCTCGCTCATCGCGAGCGACGACGTCCTGCGGGCGGCCCGCTTCTCGATCATCCGCGAGCGTGCGGCGGTGGGCTACCGGCACCTGGAGTACGAGGCGGCCACGGACCGCTTCTCGCCCTACCGCAAGATGCTCGCCGCGCTCTGGCGCGAGAGCCCGGTGAACACGATCCAGGACGGTGAGCGGCTGGCCACGATGGCCTCGCTGCTGCACGCCGACCGGTCGGGCAAGTCGTTGGCGGGCGCGCTGATCACCGAGTCGGGGCAGGCGCCCGAGGTGTGGCTGCGCCGCTATCTGGACGCCTATCTGCTGCCGGTGCTGCACTGCTTCTACGCGTACGACCTCGTCTACATGCCGCACGGCGAGAACGTCATCCTCGTCCTCGACGAGGACGGCTCGGTGCAGCGCGCGATCTTCAAGGACATCGCCGAGGAGATCTGTGTGATGGACCCGCACGCGGTCCTTCCGCCGATGGTGGAGCGGGTCCGCGCCGAGGTCCCGGAGGACATGAAGCTGCTGTCGGTCTTCACCGACGTCTTCGACTGCTTCTTCCGGTTCCTCGGCGCCACGCTGGCGACGGAGGGCGTACTGGACGAGGACGCGTTCTGGCGGACGGTCGCCGAGTGCGTGACCGCGTACCAGGAGTCGATGCCGCATCTGGCCGACAAGTTCGCCCAGTACGACATGTTCACCGAGGAGTTCGCGCTGTCCTGCCTCAACAGGCTGCAGCTGCGCGACAACAAGCAGATGGTGGATCTGGCGGACCCGTCGGGCGCGCTCCAGCTGGTGGGCACCCTGGAGAACCCGATCGCACGGTTCCGGTAA
- the glmS gene encoding glutamine--fructose-6-phosphate transaminase (isomerizing), translating to MCGIVGYIGKRDVAPLLLEGLARLEYRGYDSAGMVISSPKSAGLKMVKAKGRVRDLEARVPKRFAGTTGIAHTRWATHGAPSDVNSHPHLDPENKVAVVHNGIVDNASELRAKLEADGVVFASETDTEVLTHLIARSQADSLEEKVREALKVVEGTYGIAVMHADFSDRIVVARNGSPVILGIGEKEMLVASDVAALIAHTRQVVTLNDGEMATLKADDFRTYTTEGSRTTATPETVEWEAASYDMGGHDTYMHKEISEQPDAVDRVLRGRIDDRFSTVHLGGLNLDAREARGIRRVKILGCGTSYHAGLIGAGLIESLARIPADSEPASEFRYRNPVVDPDTLYIAVSQSGETYDVLAAVQELKRKGARVLGVVNVVGSAIARETDGGVYVHAGPEVCVVSTKCFTNTVVAFALLALHLGRIRDLSVADGKRIIEGLRKLPAQISEILETEDEIKKLAAEYAEAKSMMFIGRVRGYPVALEASLKLKEISYIHAEAYPASELKHGPLALIEPALPTVAIVPNDELLEKNRAALEEIKARSGKILAVAHQEQEKADHTILVPKNEDELDPILMGIPLQLLAYHTALALGRDIDKPRNLAKSVTVE from the coding sequence ATGTGCGGAATCGTCGGTTACATCGGGAAGCGCGATGTCGCGCCGCTGCTGCTGGAAGGACTGGCGCGGCTGGAATACCGGGGCTACGACTCCGCGGGCATGGTGATCAGCAGCCCGAAGTCCGCCGGGCTGAAGATGGTCAAGGCCAAGGGCCGCGTCCGTGACCTGGAGGCCCGCGTCCCCAAGCGCTTCGCCGGCACCACCGGCATCGCCCACACCCGCTGGGCCACGCACGGAGCCCCCAGCGACGTCAACTCGCACCCGCACCTGGACCCCGAGAACAAGGTCGCGGTGGTCCACAACGGCATCGTCGACAACGCGTCCGAGCTGCGCGCCAAGCTGGAGGCCGACGGCGTCGTCTTCGCCTCCGAGACCGACACCGAGGTGCTCACCCACCTGATCGCCCGCTCCCAGGCCGACTCCCTGGAGGAGAAGGTCCGCGAGGCGCTCAAGGTCGTCGAGGGCACGTACGGCATCGCCGTCATGCACGCCGACTTCAGCGACCGCATCGTCGTCGCCCGCAACGGCTCGCCCGTCATCCTCGGCATCGGCGAGAAGGAGATGCTCGTCGCCTCCGACGTCGCCGCGCTGATCGCCCACACCCGCCAGGTCGTCACCCTGAACGACGGCGAGATGGCCACCCTGAAGGCCGACGACTTCCGCACGTACACGACCGAGGGTTCGCGGACCACCGCCACTCCCGAGACCGTCGAGTGGGAGGCCGCCTCCTACGACATGGGCGGCCACGACACGTACATGCACAAGGAGATCTCCGAGCAGCCCGACGCCGTGGACCGCGTGCTGCGCGGCCGCATCGACGACCGGTTCTCCACCGTGCACCTGGGCGGCCTCAACCTGGACGCCCGCGAGGCCCGCGGCATCCGCCGCGTCAAGATCCTCGGCTGCGGCACCTCGTACCACGCGGGCCTGATCGGCGCCGGGCTCATCGAGTCCCTGGCCCGTATCCCCGCGGACTCCGAGCCCGCCTCCGAGTTCCGCTACCGCAACCCGGTCGTGGACCCCGACACCCTCTACATCGCCGTCTCGCAGTCCGGTGAGACGTACGACGTGCTCGCGGCCGTCCAGGAGCTCAAGCGCAAGGGCGCACGGGTCCTGGGCGTGGTGAACGTGGTCGGCTCCGCGATCGCCCGTGAGACGGACGGCGGCGTGTACGTGCACGCGGGCCCCGAGGTCTGCGTGGTCTCCACCAAGTGCTTCACCAACACGGTCGTCGCCTTCGCGCTGCTCGCGCTGCACCTGGGCCGCATCCGTGACCTGTCCGTCGCCGACGGCAAGCGGATCATCGAGGGCCTGCGCAAGCTGCCCGCGCAGATCTCCGAGATCCTCGAGACCGAGGACGAGATCAAGAAGCTCGCCGCCGAGTACGCCGAGGCCAAGTCGATGATGTTCATCGGCCGGGTGCGCGGCTACCCGGTGGCGCTGGAGGCCTCCCTGAAGCTCAAGGAGATCTCCTACATCCACGCCGAGGCCTACCCGGCCTCCGAGCTGAAGCACGGCCCGCTGGCGCTGATCGAGCCCGCGCTGCCGACCGTCGCCATCGTCCCGAACGACGAGCTGCTGGAGAAGAACCGCGCCGCCCTGGAGGAGATCAAGGCCCGCAGCGGCAAGATCCTCGCGGTCGCGCACCAGGAGCAGGAGAAGGCCGACCACACGATCCTCGTCCCGAAGAACGAGGACGAGCTGGACCCGATCCTCATGGGCATCCCGCTCCAGCTCCTCGCGTACCACACGGCCCTGGCCCTGGGCCGCGACATCGACAAGCCGCGCAACCTCGCCAAGTCGGTGACGGTGGAGTAG
- a CDS encoding GNAT family N-acetyltransferase → MSTTAPALGTFSVRPLDPMADAELLHGWVTHPKAAFWMMQDAKLHDVEREYMAIAAAEHHDAFIGLHDGEPAFLMERYDPKHVELVGLYEPEPGDVGMHFLVAPTENPVHGFTRAVITAVMRELFADPATRRVVVEPDVSNKAVHALNEAVGFVPEREIDKPEKRALLSFCTREQFEAAVGGEAR, encoded by the coding sequence ATGAGCACCACCGCCCCCGCCCTGGGGACGTTCTCCGTCCGTCCCCTCGACCCGATGGCCGACGCCGAGCTGCTGCACGGCTGGGTCACCCACCCCAAGGCCGCGTTCTGGATGATGCAGGACGCCAAACTCCACGACGTCGAGCGGGAGTACATGGCGATCGCGGCCGCCGAGCACCACGACGCGTTCATCGGCCTGCACGACGGCGAGCCCGCGTTCCTGATGGAGCGGTACGACCCGAAGCACGTCGAGCTGGTCGGGCTGTACGAGCCCGAGCCCGGCGATGTCGGCATGCACTTCCTGGTCGCCCCGACCGAGAACCCGGTGCACGGATTCACCCGCGCCGTGATCACGGCGGTGATGCGGGAGCTGTTCGCGGACCCGGCGACTCGGCGCGTCGTCGTCGAGCCCGATGTCTCGAACAAGGCCGTGCACGCGCTCAACGAGGCCGTCGGCTTCGTACCCGAGCGCGAGATCGACAAGCCCGAGAAGAGGGCGCTGCTCAGCTTCTGCACCCGGGAGCAGTTCGAGGCCGCGGTGGGAGGCGAGGCCCGGTGA